The following proteins are co-located in the Paenibacillus sp. FSL H8-0079 genome:
- a CDS encoding DUF4088 family protein has product MAVKDDSDMEKESGGGWEKFLMISIPIVFTVVLLGVLLTLFNVDIRNNLFEFANKIPVVKEWVPDPVLDPEKKKLEKSEQQVESAEATIEKLKSQVTAKETELKAAQEATTTEAKKATDLQKKLDDAEKAAETATAATPETESDYQKQIKDLAKMYADMSPSKAAPILQNMTNEEMVLLLNAMQSSARTKVLEKMDPKTAADVTMMMKDAKPSGDLALDALQSRLKKETEATSTAATTTSKNLDKNQLSQTFASMSASSGAKLLLETYKLSPDKTLTILNSVDDATRSQLLENMSSEDSVETAKILNRLMGNR; this is encoded by the coding sequence ATGGCTGTTAAAGACGATAGCGACATGGAAAAAGAGTCGGGAGGCGGTTGGGAAAAATTTCTCATGATCTCAATCCCGATTGTATTCACGGTAGTATTGCTCGGCGTATTGCTTACGCTTTTTAATGTAGATATTCGTAACAATTTATTTGAATTTGCCAACAAGATTCCGGTAGTTAAGGAATGGGTACCTGATCCTGTGCTGGATCCTGAGAAAAAGAAGCTGGAGAAGAGCGAGCAGCAGGTTGAAAGTGCTGAAGCGACAATCGAAAAGCTGAAGTCCCAAGTAACTGCCAAAGAAACAGAGCTCAAGGCAGCACAAGAAGCGACAACAACTGAAGCGAAGAAAGCGACGGACCTTCAGAAGAAGTTGGATGATGCAGAAAAAGCTGCTGAAACCGCTACGGCGGCAACGCCGGAAACGGAATCGGATTATCAAAAGCAAATAAAAGATTTAGCTAAAATGTATGCGGATATGAGCCCGAGCAAAGCTGCACCGATTTTGCAAAACATGACGAATGAGGAAATGGTACTGTTGTTGAATGCCATGCAATCATCTGCTCGGACTAAGGTGCTTGAAAAGATGGACCCGAAAACAGCCGCCGATGTCACCATGATGATGAAGGATGCCAAACCGTCCGGAGATCTTGCACTGGATGCACTGCAGTCCAGATTGAAGAAAGAAACCGAAGCAACATCCACTGCAGCAACAACGACGAGCAAAAACTTGGATAAAAACCAGCTGAGTCAAACATTTGCTTCGATGTCTGCTTCAAGTGGTGCCAAGCTTCTATTGGAAACATACAAGTTAAGTCCTGATAAAACATTGACGATCCTGAATTCAGTGGACGATGCGACACGCTCTCAATTGCTTGAAAACATGTCTTCTGAGGATTCGGTGGAAACTGCAAAGATTTTGAACAGATTAATGGGCAACAGGTAG
- a CDS encoding flagellar hook-length control protein FliK: MSIVYQMTSTASAKAAGTGQTTGAQSKGSTAGAGGEFLQTLAQSLSGGSTEGDSSSATGSLTANPLVFSFAPSEEGEETSIADILNSLFTDLDSLDEALENDPSLLAGLQTLIQQMYTQLNDASGTNTEGSDESSDGAGSANTVPVIELSQHPAAVRFVLQDMLTQLVAAMNEPESTVAKNAPEFKYLLQSLQSQLQEAGVDTTSNKGWTELKSILDTLTAVKDQAVQVAPVTSLQTSKQDSVVPQVLVAAAANAGIQVKGDTEATSAANAGSEVDHSTIITAGELSLRTSGTTAGKPAEPVMQTSQFAKEMTQFVVSKLDIVQQKGFSEATISLRPEHLGKLDVQITLQNGQLVARFMTEHTMAKDMLEQQMMQLRSSLQAQGIQVERLEVTQNSSIGSQMYQDGGRQPGSNSQQQRRSREREEQSDDAIATAGIQEELRNWRSEQVEGNELQRDTFSAKA; the protein is encoded by the coding sequence ATGTCGATCGTATACCAAATGACATCTACAGCATCTGCAAAAGCCGCAGGAACTGGTCAGACGACTGGAGCACAATCAAAAGGTTCAACTGCAGGTGCTGGCGGTGAATTTTTGCAAACTCTTGCACAGTCACTATCCGGAGGATCTACAGAAGGTGATAGTTCAAGCGCTACAGGAAGCTTAACAGCAAATCCACTGGTGTTTTCCTTTGCCCCAAGTGAAGAGGGGGAAGAGACCTCAATCGCGGATATACTGAATTCGTTGTTCACGGACTTGGATTCTCTTGACGAAGCTTTGGAAAATGACCCATCTCTACTTGCAGGCTTACAGACTCTGATTCAACAGATGTATACACAACTAAATGATGCTTCTGGTACTAACACAGAAGGTTCCGATGAGTCTTCTGATGGAGCTGGAAGTGCCAATACAGTACCTGTAATTGAACTCTCGCAGCATCCGGCAGCGGTACGTTTTGTTTTGCAGGATATGCTTACACAATTAGTAGCTGCAATGAATGAACCAGAGAGTACTGTTGCGAAGAACGCTCCCGAATTTAAGTATTTGCTACAATCTCTGCAGAGTCAGCTTCAAGAGGCTGGAGTGGATACCACTAGCAACAAAGGGTGGACTGAACTGAAATCCATACTGGATACATTGACTGCAGTTAAGGATCAGGCAGTACAAGTCGCTCCAGTCACTTCACTTCAAACGTCCAAACAGGATTCAGTCGTACCACAAGTTCTTGTTGCGGCAGCCGCAAATGCTGGAATTCAGGTGAAAGGTGACACGGAGGCGACATCTGCTGCAAATGCAGGTTCAGAAGTGGATCACTCAACTATCATTACTGCAGGAGAATTATCCTTGCGTACATCAGGTACAACAGCAGGAAAACCGGCTGAACCTGTCATGCAAACATCACAATTTGCCAAAGAAATGACACAGTTTGTTGTCAGCAAGCTGGATATTGTACAGCAAAAAGGATTTTCTGAGGCAACCATCTCACTTCGTCCTGAGCATCTAGGGAAACTGGATGTACAAATTACTTTGCAGAACGGGCAATTGGTTGCAAGGTTCATGACAGAGCATACGATGGCCAAAGACATGCTTGAACAACAAATGATGCAGCTCCGTTCTTCACTTCAAGCTCAGGGGATTCAAGTAGAACGACTTGAGGTTACGCAGAACAGTTCAATCGGATCACAGATGTATCAGGATGGAGGACGTCAGCCGGGAAGTAACTCTCAGCAACAGCGTCGTTCGCGTGAGCGTGAGGAACAATCGGATGATGCTATAGCTACAGCAGGCATTCAAGAAGAATTGCGTAATTGGCGTAGCGAGCAAGTCGAAGGAAATGAATTGCAAAGAGATACGTTTAGTGCAAAGGCTTAA
- a CDS encoding flagellar hook capping FlgD N-terminal domain-containing protein yields the protein MANEIVSTNNTWPNYSAANKATTSAATKELGKDQFLKILITQLQNQDPMQPMEDKEFIAQMAQFSSVEQLVNISTQLKTLNQSLGAVSGMIGMEVSWLSSNKADNGTLRQGIVDSIIVRDSVQYAKVGNDEIKLDEIIQVNYPKQAEENQTPVDNVQNVTTESNESQEAESAAETGDPEDSGKTI from the coding sequence ATGGCTAATGAAATTGTTTCAACCAATAATACCTGGCCGAACTATTCGGCAGCTAATAAAGCAACCACAAGTGCTGCAACAAAAGAATTGGGGAAAGATCAGTTTCTAAAAATCCTGATTACCCAGCTGCAGAACCAAGATCCGATGCAGCCGATGGAGGATAAGGAATTTATCGCTCAAATGGCACAGTTCAGCTCAGTGGAACAACTGGTCAATATTTCGACTCAACTCAAAACGTTGAATCAGTCACTTGGTGCGGTATCCGGCATGATTGGCATGGAGGTAAGTTGGCTTTCTTCTAATAAAGCGGACAACGGAACTCTTCGACAGGGTATTGTGGATTCCATCATTGTAAGAGATAGCGTTCAATACGCGAAAGTGGGCAATGACGAGATTAAGCTGGATGAGATTATTCAGGTGAATTATCCAAAACAGGCAGAAGAGAATCAAACTCCGGTAGATAACGTTCAGAATGTAACCACTGAATCGAACGAGAGCCAGGAAGCTGAATCAGCTGCTGAAACGGGTGATCCAGAAGATAGCGGTAAAACGATATGA
- a CDS encoding TIGR02530 family flagellar biosynthesis protein: protein MSDRITVGQLYAGPITPNMLQRPKTGEGSAIPEKPFAKVLEDNLLKLSNHAAKRLEQRGIELKTEQMEQIGSALDKAAAKGAKESLILMQDMAFIVNVKNRTVVTAMDSESMKDNVFTQIDSAVIIS from the coding sequence ATGAGTGATCGCATAACGGTTGGACAATTATATGCAGGCCCGATTACTCCGAATATGCTTCAAAGACCCAAAACGGGAGAAGGCTCAGCTATACCCGAAAAGCCTTTTGCTAAGGTCCTGGAAGATAATCTTCTAAAATTGAGTAATCATGCTGCCAAGCGATTGGAACAGCGTGGTATTGAACTCAAAACGGAGCAAATGGAACAGATTGGTTCTGCTTTGGACAAAGCTGCTGCCAAGGGAGCCAAAGAGTCATTGATTTTGATGCAGGATATGGCTTTTATCGTCAATGTCAAAAATCGTACAGTGGTTACAGCTATGGATAGTGAGAGCATGAAGGATAATGTCTTCACTCAGATTGATAGTGCCGTAATCATTTCTTAA
- the flgG gene encoding flagellar basal body rod protein FlgG has protein sequence MIKSMYSGVSGMRGFQTKLDVIGNNIANVNTVGFKGSRVMFKDIMSQTTAGVTAPGDATGGVNAKQIGLGVTVGSIDTLHLAGSPMTTNNPTDLRINGDGFFLVRLSEDQEVPYLTRAGDFHVDAARNLLTSDGLFVLDNGGGNITIPDDVVSFTIGQDGTINQTMADGTIEAGPQIGIGKVVNPEGLEKIGGNLYRMTANANPDGALEPLTANSAEDGTGAIIAGQLEMSNVDLTGEFTEMIVAQRGFQANSRIITTSDEILQEVVNLKR, from the coding sequence ATGATAAAATCAATGTACTCAGGCGTTTCCGGGATGCGGGGTTTTCAAACAAAACTCGACGTAATTGGTAACAATATTGCGAACGTGAACACGGTTGGCTTCAAAGGCAGTCGAGTTATGTTCAAGGATATTATGAGCCAAACTACGGCAGGGGTAACTGCCCCTGGCGATGCAACTGGTGGTGTCAATGCGAAACAAATTGGTCTTGGTGTAACCGTAGGTTCAATTGATACGCTGCATCTGGCGGGAAGTCCAATGACAACGAATAATCCAACAGATCTTCGTATTAATGGAGATGGATTCTTTCTTGTACGTTTGAGTGAAGATCAAGAAGTACCCTACCTGACTCGTGCGGGGGATTTTCATGTGGATGCTGCTCGTAACCTTTTGACATCGGATGGATTGTTTGTTCTGGATAACGGTGGTGGAAATATTACTATTCCAGATGACGTCGTTTCCTTCACTATTGGCCAGGATGGAACGATTAACCAGACGATGGCAGACGGAACCATCGAAGCGGGTCCACAGATTGGGATAGGTAAAGTTGTCAATCCGGAGGGCCTTGAGAAAATTGGAGGCAATTTGTACCGTATGACAGCGAACGCGAATCCGGATGGGGCGCTTGAACCATTGACAGCGAACAGTGCTGAGGACGGAACAGGAGCAATCATTGCTGGACAGCTCGAAATGTCTAATGTGGATTTGACTGGAGAGTTTACTGAGATGATCGTAGCTCAGCGTGGATTCCAGGCAAACTCACGGATCATTACAACGTCTGATGAAATACTTCAGGAAGTTGTTAACCTGAAACGTTAA
- a CDS encoding flagellar FlbD family protein, with protein MISVTRLNGSPMWLNALMVEIVEETPDTYVTLVTGKRLIVLEKADEVISKIKDYNREIGVQAATIKVQQTEES; from the coding sequence ATGATTTCGGTTACGCGGTTAAATGGTTCTCCCATGTGGTTAAATGCGCTGATGGTTGAGATTGTGGAAGAAACGCCGGACACGTATGTTACTCTGGTAACTGGAAAGAGACTGATTGTGCTTGAGAAGGCCGATGAAGTTATTTCCAAAATTAAAGATTACAACCGTGAAATCGGGGTTCAGGCAGCCACTATCAAAGTGCAGCAAACGGAGGAATCCTGA
- a CDS encoding flagellar basal body-associated FliL family protein, whose amino-acid sequence MKKMMPWLATMLLAITLIVVVVFVFMQGQNGTKNDTHTAAASEAKKMTADEIVEVSSELGEIKTNLADTDHVVVVSFSFKLSDKTAKEDFEKIKEITVKPIIIQTFADTKSEELATAKGRVQFNERLTGLINEALPEGKLSSTSFSAFVMAPM is encoded by the coding sequence ATGAAAAAGATGATGCCCTGGCTTGCAACAATGTTGCTGGCAATAACACTCATTGTGGTGGTTGTGTTTGTATTTATGCAAGGACAGAATGGGACTAAGAATGACACACATACTGCTGCGGCTTCTGAAGCTAAGAAGATGACTGCGGATGAGATTGTAGAAGTTTCCTCAGAGCTTGGAGAAATTAAAACCAACTTGGCTGATACAGATCATGTTGTAGTCGTCAGCTTCTCATTCAAGTTGTCAGACAAAACAGCGAAAGAAGATTTCGAGAAAATTAAAGAAATTACAGTGAAGCCCATTATCATTCAGACGTTTGCGGATACCAAGTCTGAGGAGCTGGCTACAGCGAAGGGCCGAGTACAATTTAATGAGAGATTAACTGGACTCATTAATGAAGCTTTACCTGAAGGTAAGTTGAGCAGCACTAGTTTTTCAGCTTTTGTGATGGCGCCAATGTAA
- the fliM gene encoding flagellar motor switch protein FliM yields the protein MVDVLSQNEIDALLAALSSGEMDAEELKKEDTQKKIRSYDFKRAVRFSKDHIRSLTRIHENFARFLTTYFSAQLRTFVQINVVQVEQLPYDEFIRSIPKMTILNIFEAEPLQGRMVMEVHPNVGYAMLDRLLGGTGSAPTKIASMTEIETTIMERIFSRAFESLQEAWKTVLDITPRMEALETNPQFMQIVSPNETIALISLSTKIGDTTGMINLCIPHVVLEPIMSRLSTHQWFVSEKKTRAPEEYEALRERVNKAKLPIVAELGESKISIAEFLGLSVGDVITLNKPVDEGLSIKVGDKLKYMGSPGTIKDRVAVQIDEIVTEGVEEFDE from the coding sequence ATGGTGGATGTATTATCACAAAATGAGATTGATGCCCTATTAGCAGCCCTTTCTTCTGGCGAAATGGACGCAGAAGAATTGAAGAAGGAAGATACTCAGAAGAAAATTAGATCGTACGATTTTAAGCGGGCAGTGCGTTTTTCCAAAGACCATATTCGAAGCTTGACTCGTATTCACGAAAACTTTGCACGCTTTCTCACCACTTATTTTTCAGCCCAACTGCGGACGTTCGTTCAAATCAATGTCGTTCAGGTCGAACAGTTGCCTTATGATGAGTTTATCCGTTCTATTCCTAAGATGACGATATTGAACATTTTTGAAGCGGAGCCACTACAGGGACGAATGGTAATGGAAGTTCATCCGAACGTGGGATATGCGATGTTGGATCGCCTGCTTGGTGGAACCGGAAGTGCTCCGACCAAGATCGCATCGATGACGGAGATTGAGACGACCATCATGGAACGAATATTCAGTCGTGCATTTGAAAGTTTGCAAGAAGCATGGAAGACCGTGTTGGATATTACCCCAAGGATGGAAGCGCTCGAGACCAATCCGCAATTTATGCAGATTGTATCTCCCAATGAGACCATTGCTCTGATCTCACTCAGTACCAAAATTGGTGACACGACAGGCATGATCAATCTGTGTATTCCGCATGTCGTTCTTGAACCTATTATGTCACGGTTGTCAACTCATCAGTGGTTTGTTTCAGAGAAGAAAACGAGAGCTCCAGAAGAATATGAAGCTCTAAGAGAACGTGTGAACAAAGCCAAATTACCCATCGTTGCAGAATTGGGAGAATCCAAAATTTCAATTGCAGAATTTTTGGGTCTGTCTGTTGGGGATGTCATTACGTTAAACAAACCAGTTGATGAGGGACTTTCCATTAAAGTGGGTGACAAACTGAAATACATGGGCAGTCCGGGAACAATCAAGGACCGTGTGGCTGTGCAAATAGACGAGATTGTCACCGAAGGAGTTGAAGAATTTGACGAGTAA
- the fliY gene encoding flagellar motor switch phosphatase FliY, with protein MTSKDYLSQEEIDALLRQSESINNSEPAEKTVDDYLTELEQDALGEIGNITFGSAATALSTLLGLKVDITTPKVSIISRTQFEEAFPKPHVAVHVNYVDGFEGINSLVIKKRDAQVIADLMLGGEGNPADEELNEIHISAVQEAMNQMMGSSATSMSTIFNRFVNISPPGIDILNLESGEGVSNLPEDETLIQVSFRLLIGDLIDSNLMQLLPVHFAKNMVEMLIGGAQESTASEPAALTPEPAPAAVAATPPPVAEQPPVQHQQPPQAPQQPAQDYNGYGQAPMGMPQGMPPQQPYGMPPQQPYGAPQHYGGMPNRNVNVQPVQFANLQNGAYGQVDENNLNLLMDIPLKVTVELGRTQKQIKDILELSQGSIVELDKLAGEPVDILVNNKLIAKGEVVVIDENFGVRVIDIVSQWDRIQKLQ; from the coding sequence TTGACGAGTAAGGATTATTTATCCCAAGAAGAAATCGATGCTTTGCTCAGGCAATCCGAATCAATAAACAACTCGGAACCTGCTGAGAAGACGGTTGATGATTATTTGACCGAGCTGGAGCAGGACGCCTTGGGGGAGATTGGTAACATTACATTTGGTAGCGCGGCAACAGCTTTGTCCACGCTGTTGGGCCTAAAAGTAGATATTACAACACCTAAGGTTTCCATCATTAGTCGAACGCAGTTTGAAGAAGCTTTTCCAAAGCCACATGTTGCCGTTCATGTGAATTACGTGGATGGATTCGAAGGCATTAACTCACTCGTCATTAAGAAGAGAGATGCTCAAGTCATCGCTGATTTGATGTTGGGTGGCGAAGGAAATCCGGCTGATGAAGAACTGAATGAAATCCATATTAGTGCCGTACAGGAAGCGATGAATCAGATGATGGGTTCCTCTGCAACCTCAATGTCAACGATCTTCAACCGTTTTGTGAATATTTCTCCTCCTGGGATCGATATTCTCAATTTGGAGAGTGGTGAGGGTGTTAGTAATCTTCCTGAAGATGAGACCCTGATTCAAGTTTCATTTCGTCTATTAATAGGGGATCTGATCGATTCCAATCTGATGCAGTTGCTTCCAGTACATTTTGCCAAAAACATGGTAGAGATGCTGATTGGAGGCGCTCAGGAGTCAACTGCAAGCGAACCAGCAGCACTGACACCTGAACCAGCACCAGCAGCTGTAGCAGCAACGCCACCACCGGTTGCGGAGCAACCACCCGTTCAGCACCAGCAGCCTCCACAGGCTCCACAACAGCCTGCTCAGGACTATAACGGATACGGACAGGCTCCAATGGGTATGCCGCAAGGGATGCCGCCACAGCAGCCGTATGGCATGCCGCCGCAGCAACCTTATGGTGCACCTCAACATTATGGTGGAATGCCAAATAGGAATGTTAACGTACAGCCAGTTCAATTCGCCAATTTGCAAAATGGGGCGTATGGTCAGGTTGACGAAAACAATTTGAATTTATTGATGGACATTCCCCTTAAAGTCACCGTAGAATTAGGAAGGACCCAGAAGCAAATTAAAGATATTTTGGAACTGTCACAGGGTTCGATTGTCGAACTGGATAAGTTAGCCGGTGAACCTGTCGATATTTTGGTGAATAACAAACTGATCGCCAAGGGAGAAGTTGTCGTTATTGACGAAAACTTTGGTGTTCGTGTTATAGATATCGTTAGCCAATGGGACCGAATTCAGAAATTACAATAA
- a CDS encoding response regulator, giving the protein MANRILVVDDAAFMRMMIRDILSKNGYEVVGEAQDGSQAIEKFKELRPDLITMDITMPEMDGIAALKEIKKIDANAKVIMCSAMGQQAMVIDAIQAGAKDFIVKPFQSDRVIEAISKTLGV; this is encoded by the coding sequence ATGGCAAACCGAATTTTAGTCGTAGACGACGCTGCATTTATGAGAATGATGATCCGGGACATTTTGTCCAAAAATGGATATGAGGTTGTTGGTGAGGCACAAGATGGCTCACAAGCAATTGAGAAATTTAAAGAGCTTCGTCCGGATCTGATCACAATGGATATTACGATGCCTGAGATGGACGGCATTGCAGCTTTGAAAGAAATCAAGAAGATTGATGCTAACGCAAAAGTGATTATGTGCTCTGCGATGGGTCAACAAGCGATGGTAATCGACGCTATTCAAGCAGGTGCCAAAGACTTTATCGTTAAACCTTTCCAATCTGACCGGGTTATCGAAGCTATTAGCAAGACACTGGGCGTTTAA
- a CDS encoding flagellar biosynthetic protein FliO: protein MAQGDIPGGAGVGSNYYLQLVWVIVVLAVILVLIVYLIRFLNKRNQQMFRHGTIRTLGGVGLGQNKSLQIMEIGGSVYLLGVGEDIQLIDKVSDLEEAQRIIDSFERDAAAQQGNLSPLIAKLTKRFRKDEPPREMELEDTTSFHEMFESKLRQMPNRKEKMEKFLDKDNTTDRSRDS, encoded by the coding sequence ATGGCTCAGGGTGATATTCCAGGAGGAGCTGGCGTAGGAAGCAATTATTATTTACAGCTTGTATGGGTGATTGTTGTCCTGGCCGTCATCCTGGTCCTTATCGTTTATCTGATCCGTTTTTTAAACAAACGGAATCAGCAAATGTTCCGGCACGGCACAATTCGTACCCTTGGCGGGGTCGGACTGGGACAAAACAAGTCGTTGCAAATTATGGAAATTGGTGGAAGTGTATATCTGCTTGGTGTAGGTGAAGATATCCAGTTGATAGATAAGGTTTCGGATTTGGAAGAGGCGCAAAGGATCATTGATTCATTCGAACGAGATGCCGCTGCACAACAAGGGAATCTCTCGCCTCTCATTGCCAAGCTCACAAAACGCTTCCGTAAAGATGAACCGCCGCGGGAAATGGAACTGGAGGACACAACTTCTTTTCACGAAATGTTTGAATCCAAACTTCGGCAGATGCCTAACCGTAAAGAGAAGATGGAGAAGTTCCTGGATAAAGACAATACTACAGATCGGTCGAGGGATTCATGA
- the fliP gene encoding flagellar type III secretion system pore protein FliP (The bacterial flagellar biogenesis protein FliP forms a type III secretion system (T3SS)-type pore required for flagellar assembly.), with protein MKKKIWLACCLMGLISLASVTVAFAEPIPNIDIQIGNGDGGTPSTSSLSIILLITVLSIAPAMLVLMTSFTRIVIVLGFVRTSLGTQQMPPNQVLVGLALFLTLFIMSPTLSSINQVALQPYLQGDLTQTEALEKAADPIKKFMFSHTREKDLLLFMKYNQTEQPNTYQDIPITVMVPAYVISELKTAFQMGFMIFIPFLVIDIVVASTLMAMGMMMLPPVMISLPFKILLFVLVDGWYLVVKSLLLSFNT; from the coding sequence ATGAAGAAAAAGATTTGGTTAGCGTGTTGTTTGATGGGACTTATCAGTCTGGCATCTGTCACGGTTGCCTTTGCCGAACCGATTCCGAATATTGATATTCAAATCGGAAACGGTGACGGAGGGACACCAAGCACGAGTTCACTGTCCATTATTCTATTAATTACGGTGCTTAGCATTGCACCAGCAATGCTTGTACTGATGACCAGTTTTACTCGAATTGTGATTGTGCTCGGTTTTGTACGTACATCGTTGGGCACACAACAAATGCCACCCAATCAGGTGCTGGTTGGTTTGGCGCTGTTTCTGACACTTTTCATTATGTCGCCTACGTTGTCTTCCATAAATCAGGTAGCGCTTCAGCCCTATCTCCAGGGAGATCTTACGCAAACCGAGGCACTTGAAAAAGCAGCGGATCCCATCAAGAAATTTATGTTTTCTCACACCAGAGAAAAAGATCTGTTGCTGTTTATGAAATACAATCAGACTGAACAGCCAAATACCTACCAGGATATTCCGATTACTGTTATGGTGCCGGCATATGTAATCAGTGAGTTGAAGACAGCGTTCCAGATGGGGTTTATGATTTTCATTCCGTTTCTGGTTATAGATATTGTTGTCGCGAGTACACTCATGGCAATGGGGATGATGATGCTTCCGCCAGTCATGATCTCATTACCTTTCAAAATACTGCTCTTTGTCCTTGTGGACGGGTGGTATCTGGTAGTCAAGTCACTGTTGCTGAGTTTTAATACTTGA
- the fliQ gene encoding flagellar biosynthesis protein FliQ, protein MTSEFIIGLAGKAVYTSLLASAPMLILALVVGLAISIFQATTQIQEQTLAFVPKIIAVLLAILVFGPWILNILLDFTYNILDNLYRYIG, encoded by the coding sequence ATGACTTCGGAATTTATTATCGGTCTGGCCGGGAAAGCGGTATACACGTCATTGCTGGCCAGCGCACCCATGCTTATACTTGCTCTGGTTGTAGGACTTGCAATCAGTATTTTCCAAGCGACAACTCAGATTCAGGAACAAACATTGGCTTTTGTACCCAAAATTATTGCTGTACTTCTGGCAATACTTGTGTTCGGACCTTGGATCTTGAACATATTGCTTGATTTCACGTATAACATTCTCGACAATCTCTACAGATACATAGGGTAG
- the fliR gene encoding flagellar biosynthetic protein FliR — translation METLLQSFPVALLMFCRITSFFVTAPVFSARNVPTSVKIGISAFVTLSVYLIYGIDQTVPTDMSYVLLIIREILIGLLLGFVAYLLMTAVQTAGTFIDLQIGFGMANVFDPMTGASAPLTGNLKYAFAMLLFLTMNGHHYLLDAIVYSYRWVPLSNVFLLRLADGSIAEFLIRTLGQSFMLAFQMSAPIIVALFLTDVGLGFLAKTAPQFNVFAVGLPLKLLVGLAILLLLVPSFSFIFSQLFEAIFRSMEKLLGTIGQRPG, via the coding sequence ATGGAGACATTATTGCAAAGTTTCCCTGTCGCTCTGCTTATGTTTTGTCGAATCACATCATTTTTTGTAACTGCGCCGGTCTTTTCAGCTCGAAATGTCCCGACTTCAGTTAAAATTGGTATCTCTGCATTTGTTACATTGTCTGTCTATCTGATTTATGGAATAGATCAGACCGTACCCACAGACATGAGCTACGTTTTATTGATTATCAGAGAGATTCTCATTGGCCTGCTTTTAGGTTTTGTTGCTTATCTGTTAATGACGGCTGTACAGACTGCAGGAACTTTTATCGATCTTCAGATCGGATTTGGTATGGCTAATGTATTTGATCCAATGACAGGCGCTTCAGCACCGCTTACGGGTAACTTAAAGTATGCATTTGCTATGCTTCTGTTTCTGACGATGAATGGCCACCATTATTTACTGGATGCGATAGTTTACAGTTACCGATGGGTTCCGTTATCAAATGTATTTCTTCTACGGTTGGCAGATGGAAGTATTGCTGAATTTTTGATTCGGACATTAGGTCAATCATTCATGTTGGCTTTTCAGATGTCGGCTCCGATTATAGTGGCGTTGTTTTTGACGGATGTAGGTTTGGGGTTTTTGGCAAAAACCGCTCCTCAATTTAATGTGTTTGCAGTCGGATTGCCACTTAAATTACTTGTTGGTCTTGCTATTTTGCTTTTGCTGGTTCCCAGTTTCTCCTTTATATTTAGTCAATTGTTCGAAGCGATATTCAGATCCATGGAAAAATTGCTTGGAACCATTGGACAAAGGCCGGGCTGA